One genomic window of Deltaproteobacteria bacterium includes the following:
- a CDS encoding heme NO-binding domain-containing protein — protein sequence MYGLVNKALRDLLVSRHGRDVWNQVRSRAGMELDSFVALSPYPDELTERLLAAASELLGRTTDELLEDFGGHWITYTAQEGYGEMLELAGDSVVEFLENLDNLHVRVGLSFPELKPPSFRCTDHGDGVVRLHYYSSRRGLLPLVVGLIRGLGPRFQTTVHVTVDKRREDGHDHDELIVRYGTA from the coding sequence ATGTACGGGCTGGTGAACAAGGCGCTCCGCGATCTGCTGGTATCCCGTCACGGACGCGACGTCTGGAATCAGGTGCGGAGCCGGGCCGGGATGGAGCTCGACTCCTTCGTGGCCCTGAGCCCGTATCCCGACGAGCTGACCGAACGCCTGCTCGCCGCCGCCTCCGAGCTCCTTGGGCGCACGACCGACGAGCTCCTCGAGGACTTCGGCGGGCACTGGATCACCTACACGGCCCAGGAAGGCTACGGCGAGATGCTGGAGCTCGCCGGGGACAGCGTGGTCGAGTTCCTCGAAAACCTGGACAACCTCCACGTCCGCGTCGGGCTGAGCTTCCCCGAGCTCAAGCCACCGTCCTTCCGCTGCACCGACCACGGCGATGGGGTCGTGCGCCTGCACTACTACTCGAGCCGCCGCGGGCTCCTGCCGCTCGTGGTGGGTCTCATCCGGGGCCTCGGCCCGCGCTTTCAAACCACCGTGCACGTCACCGTCGACAAGCGACGCGAGGACGGCCACGACCACGACGAGCTCATCGTCCGGTACGGCACCGCATGA
- a CDS encoding alpha/beta hydrolase, whose product MTRLRILILGSAALTLLVSGSVQARQLDHQNGRQLGEQQNQGAKPRIRVQAGTTPINQAEARAHVQAPEPARDGAPADEHWRVGQGQPTYNFLFLHGLGGEPRNGLDDRISRELGSRGICFDVKSPWLRPVRRGLLGRMEDDGLHTMTYQLQKAGEILENSPGPMVLVGHSFGGKLANLLAKKYPDKVACVVGLAPAVNMLYSYYKQLTGQRGLPAKAELLAQLDGYKGQMEADLARAQGAHGGDARGTRRLKSELSYLAIMRDLAAQPIGETEMETGIRKPTLVLHGTEDGAVSIHYARRFAEANPQAVRLVEIEGVDHGFAKRMGGDDFLPQIDRRATERATRQMVDEIVNFLGRNVRPGNAPRAGN is encoded by the coding sequence ATGACCCGCCTTCGCATCCTCATCCTCGGCTCCGCGGCCCTCACGCTGCTCGTGTCGGGCTCCGTCCAGGCCCGCCAGCTCGACCACCAGAACGGCCGCCAGCTCGGCGAGCAGCAGAACCAGGGGGCCAAGCCGCGCATCCGCGTCCAGGCCGGGACGACGCCCATCAACCAAGCCGAGGCCCGCGCCCACGTCCAGGCCCCCGAGCCGGCCCGCGACGGAGCCCCCGCCGACGAGCACTGGCGCGTCGGCCAGGGCCAGCCGACCTACAACTTCCTCTTCCTGCACGGCCTCGGCGGCGAGCCCCGCAACGGCCTCGACGACCGCATCTCGCGCGAGCTCGGCTCCCGCGGCATCTGCTTCGACGTGAAGTCCCCCTGGCTCCGTCCCGTGCGGCGCGGCCTCCTCGGACGCATGGAGGACGACGGGCTGCACACGATGACCTATCAGCTCCAGAAGGCGGGCGAGATCCTCGAGAACTCCCCCGGCCCGATGGTCCTCGTGGGACACAGCTTCGGCGGCAAGCTCGCCAACCTGCTGGCCAAGAAATACCCCGACAAGGTGGCCTGCGTGGTCGGCCTCGCCCCGGCCGTGAACATGCTCTACTCGTACTACAAGCAGCTCACCGGACAGCGGGGCCTTCCCGCCAAGGCGGAGCTCCTGGCCCAGCTCGACGGGTACAAGGGGCAGATGGAGGCCGACCTGGCCCGCGCGCAGGGGGCCCATGGGGGCGACGCCCGCGGCACGCGCCGCCTGAAGAGCGAGCTCAGCTACCTCGCCATCATGCGCGACCTCGCCGCGCAGCCGATCGGCGAGACCGAGATGGAGACGGGGATCCGCAAGCCGACGCTGGTCCTGCACGGGACCGAGGACGGCGCCGTCTCGATCCACTACGCCCGCCGCTTCGCCGAGGCCAACCCGCAGGCGGTGCGGCTCGTCGAGATCGAGGGCGTGGACCACGGCTTTGCCAAGCGAATGGGGGGAGACGACTTCCTCCCGCAGATCGACCGTCGTGCGACTGAACGCGCCACCCGGCAGATGGTGGACGAGATCGTGAACTTCCTCGGACGGAACGTCCGACCCGGGAATGCGCCCCGGGCAGGGAACTAA